From a single Micromonospora sp. WMMD1102 genomic region:
- a CDS encoding M91 family zinc metallopeptidase — protein sequence MGIPPEDREIRVDAAFWDLQANPGRIESAASAWRRFGRATVAVGDDIEADSRNLLGSQWSGAARDSFGQHQSKVFGSLDTMGGQADRLASALEGVAELLRWYQNALDGEREQIMGAVPSWRSGGQIVFRWNQPEQATQVSEATNRAGNLRKELADALKGKLSGFSAAEWDAVSTQWDSVSSGTADPFMLPAEVTGVSVLMVDGRAVVNTGPGNDNVRVTRDPATGQVVVEVNGVAYRYPEGTPVTIRAGEGNDTVEVPAGANLSLTLLGGDGSDKLRGGDGDERIVGLHGDDTISGGAGNDYASAGSGRDYADGQGGDDLLAGGRGDDVVYGLSGNDNIAGGEGRDYLEGATGDDTVHGGTGRDIVSGGRDNDRLDGGSGDDVVYAGHGRDTVSGGGGADTAYRQDEDQVAGVRQDIRIEVSDAAHYIKIDGPAEFQERVRADLDMMRASPIGQQMLAELDDIHNDSAAVAADWPVLGDIAYQGNPLVIVADDANKASYRTNWVLGEDYKVSYNPERLSTVPSNERPPVVGLFHELAHVYDFGNDTSASGTHQGPDDVGVNNSERQAVGLPIDEDEDPSTPDQVDPDHPYQYTENALRDELGLPKRTSYS from the coding sequence ATGGGCATCCCGCCGGAGGATCGGGAGATCCGGGTCGACGCCGCGTTCTGGGACCTGCAGGCCAACCCGGGCCGGATCGAGAGTGCGGCGTCCGCGTGGCGGCGCTTCGGCAGGGCGACCGTCGCGGTCGGCGACGACATCGAGGCGGACAGCCGGAACCTGCTCGGCTCGCAGTGGTCGGGAGCGGCTCGCGACTCGTTCGGCCAGCACCAGTCAAAGGTGTTCGGCAGCCTCGACACGATGGGCGGCCAGGCCGACCGGCTCGCCTCGGCGCTGGAGGGTGTGGCCGAGCTGCTGCGGTGGTATCAGAACGCGCTCGATGGCGAGCGTGAGCAGATCATGGGCGCTGTGCCGAGCTGGCGTTCGGGTGGTCAGATCGTCTTCCGGTGGAACCAGCCCGAGCAGGCGACCCAGGTCAGCGAGGCGACCAACCGGGCCGGCAACCTGCGCAAGGAGCTTGCGGATGCCCTGAAGGGCAAGCTGAGCGGCTTCTCCGCCGCGGAGTGGGACGCCGTCTCGACGCAGTGGGACAGCGTCTCCTCCGGTACGGCCGATCCGTTCATGCTGCCTGCGGAGGTGACCGGCGTCTCGGTGCTGATGGTCGACGGCCGGGCGGTGGTCAACACGGGTCCGGGCAACGACAACGTCAGGGTGACCCGGGACCCGGCGACCGGGCAGGTGGTCGTCGAGGTCAACGGCGTCGCGTATCGCTACCCCGAGGGCACGCCGGTGACAATTCGCGCCGGGGAGGGCAACGACACGGTCGAGGTGCCCGCGGGCGCCAACCTGAGTCTCACCCTGCTCGGCGGCGACGGCAGCGACAAACTGCGTGGCGGGGACGGCGACGAACGGATCGTCGGCCTGCACGGCGACGACACCATCTCCGGCGGCGCCGGGAACGACTATGCCTCGGCCGGCTCCGGCCGGGACTACGCCGACGGCCAGGGCGGCGACGACCTGCTGGCCGGTGGGCGGGGCGACGACGTCGTCTACGGGCTGTCCGGGAACGACAACATCGCCGGCGGTGAGGGCCGGGACTACCTCGAAGGCGCGACCGGCGACGACACCGTGCACGGCGGGACCGGCCGGGACATCGTCTCCGGTGGCCGGGACAACGACCGGCTCGACGGCGGCTCGGGCGACGACGTGGTCTACGCGGGGCATGGCCGCGACACGGTCTCGGGTGGCGGTGGGGCCGACACCGCCTACCGGCAGGACGAGGACCAGGTGGCCGGGGTGCGCCAGGACATCCGGATCGAGGTGAGCGACGCGGCACACTACATCAAGATCGACGGGCCGGCCGAGTTCCAGGAGCGGGTCCGTGCCGACCTCGACATGATGCGCGCCTCCCCGATCGGGCAGCAAATGCTCGCCGAGCTGGACGACATCCACAACGACTCGGCCGCCGTCGCCGCCGACTGGCCCGTGCTCGGGGACATCGCGTACCAGGGCAACCCGCTGGTCATCGTCGCTGACGACGCCAACAAAGCCTCGTACAGGACGAACTGGGTCCTGGGCGAGGACTACAAGGTCAGCTACAACCCGGAGCGGCTGTCGACGGTGCCGTCGAACGAGCGCCCGCCGGTTGTGGGTCTCTTCCACGAACTTGCGCACGTCTACGACTTCGGAAACGACACCTCCGCCTCCGGCACCCATCAGGGGCCGGACGATGTCGGGGTCAATAACAGCGAACGGCAGGCGGTCGGCCTGCCGATCGACGAGGACGAAGACCCGAGCACGCCCGACCAGGTCGACCCCGACCACCCCTACCAGTACACCGAAAATGCTCTGCGTGACGAACTGGGCCTGCCGAAGAGGACGTCCTATTCATGA
- a CDS encoding DUF262 domain-containing protein: MAVRTEEFSIRVEVLLLEQLLDEVRSGRLRVPRFQRPYVWQPHQMLDLYDSIERGYPIGSILVWETSRALPSLDRVAGIEVPPAPDGPIAYLLDGHQRLSTLFGTLVHRPEPAGTGQDRQWWIYRTLGAPDQRDLLFQHWGKHAPPANLLPMQAVLRTMDFLAHARRLARDPTTADTSDALVDEAEQVAQRIKAYKIPVIRLFGGDLEHAVEAFSRVNSSGRQISPDQMVSALTYQAEHTETLTDRISGIRESIADSGFGDVAAEPVFQTIVAITGEDDVQGARWTALADRVDNTLDGIVGQAEVALHRAVRFLRYEAGVPVAWLVPYPQQLTLLALFFHHRPDPDGAQSRDLVRWFWNTSWSTVFVGGNAFQLRRALHHIRAYATGRAPLRLPGQAPQALPERFDTEDGRVRAFLLWELNHFGQRYGLDGEPIDLVDLLARSGPAAYRRIVTGTRGAASIANRIVLPTPPGTPVRDALRNLPLKLLRPVTVSHGIPPAALAQLLADHRENFIRERAAALVSLEQQFIQQIGGEETTWNTTQEDGP; encoded by the coding sequence ATGGCCGTGCGGACCGAGGAGTTCAGCATCAGAGTGGAGGTGCTGCTGCTGGAACAGCTCCTCGACGAGGTCCGCTCCGGCCGGCTCCGGGTCCCCCGGTTCCAGCGCCCCTACGTCTGGCAGCCGCACCAGATGCTCGACCTCTACGACAGCATCGAGCGCGGCTATCCGATCGGCAGCATCCTGGTCTGGGAGACCAGCCGCGCCCTGCCCAGCCTCGACCGGGTCGCCGGCATCGAGGTCCCGCCCGCCCCGGACGGCCCGATCGCCTACCTGCTCGACGGGCACCAGCGACTCTCCACCCTCTTCGGCACCCTCGTGCACCGCCCCGAACCGGCCGGCACCGGCCAGGACCGGCAGTGGTGGATCTATCGCACCCTCGGCGCCCCGGACCAGCGGGACCTGCTGTTCCAGCACTGGGGAAAGCATGCCCCGCCCGCCAACCTGCTCCCGATGCAGGCGGTACTGCGCACCATGGACTTCCTCGCGCACGCCCGCCGACTCGCCCGCGACCCGACCACCGCCGACACCTCCGACGCCCTGGTCGACGAGGCCGAGCAGGTCGCCCAGCGGATCAAGGCGTACAAGATTCCGGTGATCCGGCTCTTCGGCGGCGACCTGGAGCACGCGGTCGAGGCGTTCTCCCGGGTCAACAGCAGCGGCCGGCAGATCAGCCCGGACCAGATGGTCTCCGCGCTGACCTACCAGGCCGAGCACACCGAAACCCTCACCGACCGTATCTCCGGGATCCGGGAGAGCATCGCCGACAGCGGGTTCGGGGACGTCGCGGCCGAACCGGTCTTCCAGACCATCGTCGCGATCACCGGCGAGGACGACGTGCAGGGCGCCCGCTGGACCGCCCTCGCCGACCGGGTCGACAACACTCTCGACGGGATCGTCGGGCAGGCCGAGGTCGCCCTGCACCGGGCGGTGCGGTTCCTCCGGTACGAGGCCGGGGTGCCGGTGGCCTGGCTGGTGCCGTACCCGCAGCAGCTCACGCTGCTCGCGCTCTTCTTCCACCACCGCCCCGACCCGGACGGGGCGCAGAGCCGGGACCTGGTCCGCTGGTTCTGGAACACCTCGTGGTCGACGGTCTTCGTCGGCGGCAACGCCTTCCAACTCCGCCGGGCCCTGCACCACATACGCGCCTACGCCACCGGCCGCGCCCCGCTCCGCCTACCCGGCCAGGCGCCCCAGGCGCTGCCGGAACGCTTCGACACCGAGGACGGCCGGGTACGCGCCTTCCTGCTCTGGGAGCTGAACCACTTCGGCCAGCGCTACGGGCTCGACGGTGAGCCGATCGACCTGGTCGACCTGCTGGCCCGCTCGGGACCTGCCGCCTACCGCCGGATCGTCACCGGAACCCGGGGCGCCGCCAGCATCGCCAACCGCATCGTCCTACCCACCCCGCCCGGCACCCCCGTACGCGACGCTCTGCGCAATCTTCCGTTGAAACTGCTACGGCCCGTGACGGTCAGCCACGGCATCCCGCCGGCAGCGCTGGCCCAACTGCTCGCCGATCACCGCGAAAACTTCATCCGGGAACGCGCCGCTGCCCTCGTCAGCCTGGAGCAGCAGTTCATCCAGCAGATTGGCGGCGAGGAAACTACCTGGAACACCACCCAGGAGGACGGACCCTGA
- the pglW gene encoding BREX system serine/threonine kinase PglW, which translates to MQDARWTTITPSQFDHERAALEHIRRLLPDAEPYRAWSNFTFTADTGHVYEIDLLVAARAGLYLIEIKSLHGRLTNSGPNWIADNQRDNRGSVRTFDNPLHLADLKAKRLRSLLDRQAAKQKLKVRVPFIQGAVFLSAPDLQVQLDEHQLHGVYGPEPHPGQPAGPLPGIWSDLLGALPRDERRQVTPEVSRALPRLLREVGIARSRRYEQVGSWQLQAKPFDVGPTWQDHLAEHAQFAHEQRRIRIYLLERNSAKAERASIERAARREMIALHGISHPGIVQVDTMEPHEGGPALIFRHDPRAVRLDHFMAQYGERLDVGTRIGMVRQLVEAIGYAHGRRLYHRSLSARGVLVRPGHRQRGEPEEAAWLRPQLQISDWQAATRGPDSVGGSADALRISPSSRLGPHLERSAEAYLAPELSAPAPDPVALDVFGLGTLAYLLLSGQPPAASRAELLARLAKEDGLRPSSTVDSVSEFMDELVQAATAPVPARRLASVAELLEMLQLVEEEFTAPPAVAEEQIDVLEAKLGDTVLDWQIRKKLGTGSTSRAFLAENTRTGALEVLKVALSDEKAARLSHEAQVLRGLHKDSRVIRLAREEPIEVPPRWMIVLEHAGEKTLARKLREDGRLTVDELETYSDYLFGAVDHLQGEGVFHRDIKPDNIAIRIRPNRTRQLVLFDFSLAALPVDEIEAGTPRYLDPFLGTTTRPVYDEQAERYAVAVTLHEMASGEIPVWGDDLTNPLHTEGPPVLAVEAFDPAIRSALVGFFHRALHRDAGQRHASLKEMRDAWQQVFRQSDHTAPVGSEHPAGSEHPDVEVETTVADRDEAAARATRATVLEASGLTPRAVSAAHRLDATTVGDLLGLGSKQLFTLPGLGAKTRGELQQRLREWRGRLGEQESGPAPSRNRAEARAEIAAETVRADERSGADGRSPADLARIGLDAVTAFLVPQHPNQKQVEAVRLLLGLPDEAGALPDLPPWPLQSQVAKRVGVTPGRVAQYLIAERKRWHADPVLASVRAELITLLAESGRVMEATELATALLVRRGSGEDFEPVRRAVALAVVRAAVEIDPLADEPRFAVRRHGDPSPESRNRDRLLIALEVAADESPDTPSAPALLDLADALGKAADRLAELEVLPSPATVLRELAAVTVGEQGFRLDDRRMVQLAAVASARAAASPRLEIYPRDLDPVRALRLTQAGLVPPSTTQRRAELREKDIQQRVAARFPEMPPLPGHPRLGHLLAEAGFPLIYRNGAYHARPGTGSSTRMSSQQRRSTDSRMTMWNAASPELAAAFRAEQQLSRTGEEGGFRALTVRTDRYPAAQHELVHRLNARPCNVAGRFLAQLRTLVEARPKPTWKTVLAADAADPNSRDALKLAEFATRTWQQLRPELLALPDPRLPLLLFDAAPLARYGAMELLEELADLARGGAGAVWLLCPMEDPGQLPRLDATVVPVAQDEWVTLPDAWVANEHRNGRPPR; encoded by the coding sequence ATGCAGGACGCCCGGTGGACGACGATCACGCCGTCGCAGTTCGACCACGAACGGGCCGCGTTGGAGCACATCCGCCGGCTACTGCCCGACGCCGAGCCGTACCGCGCCTGGTCGAACTTCACCTTCACCGCCGACACCGGCCACGTCTACGAGATCGACCTGCTGGTGGCAGCTCGGGCCGGCCTCTACCTGATCGAGATAAAGAGTCTGCACGGCCGGCTGACCAACAGCGGTCCGAACTGGATCGCCGACAACCAGCGGGACAACCGGGGATCGGTCCGCACCTTCGACAACCCGTTGCACCTGGCCGACCTCAAGGCCAAGCGACTCCGCTCGCTGCTCGACCGGCAAGCTGCGAAGCAGAAGCTCAAGGTGCGGGTCCCGTTCATCCAGGGGGCGGTGTTCCTCTCCGCGCCGGACCTCCAGGTCCAGCTCGACGAGCACCAACTGCACGGGGTGTACGGTCCGGAGCCGCACCCGGGGCAGCCGGCCGGGCCGCTGCCGGGCATCTGGTCAGACCTGCTCGGTGCGCTGCCCCGCGACGAGCGCCGCCAGGTGACCCCGGAGGTGTCGAGGGCGCTGCCCAGGTTGCTCCGGGAGGTGGGCATCGCGCGGAGCCGCCGCTACGAGCAGGTCGGCTCGTGGCAGCTTCAGGCCAAGCCGTTCGACGTCGGCCCGACCTGGCAGGACCATCTGGCGGAGCACGCCCAGTTCGCGCACGAGCAGCGCCGGATCCGGATCTATCTCCTGGAGCGCAACTCCGCCAAGGCGGAACGGGCCAGCATCGAGCGGGCCGCCCGCCGGGAGATGATCGCCCTGCACGGGATCAGCCATCCGGGGATCGTGCAGGTCGACACGATGGAGCCGCACGAGGGCGGCCCGGCGTTGATCTTCCGGCACGACCCCCGGGCGGTCCGGCTCGACCACTTCATGGCCCAGTACGGCGAGCGCCTCGACGTCGGCACCCGGATCGGGATGGTCCGGCAGCTGGTGGAGGCGATCGGGTACGCCCACGGCCGCCGGCTCTACCACCGCAGCCTTTCGGCCCGGGGTGTCCTGGTCAGGCCGGGCCACCGGCAGCGGGGTGAGCCGGAGGAGGCGGCCTGGCTGCGCCCGCAGCTCCAGATCAGTGACTGGCAGGCGGCCACCCGCGGGCCCGACTCGGTCGGCGGCAGCGCGGACGCGCTGCGCATCTCCCCGTCGTCGCGGCTCGGTCCGCACCTGGAGCGCTCCGCCGAGGCATACCTGGCGCCGGAGTTGAGCGCGCCGGCACCGGACCCGGTGGCCCTGGACGTCTTCGGGCTGGGCACCCTCGCCTATCTGCTGCTCTCCGGTCAACCGCCGGCCGCCAGCCGGGCCGAGCTGCTGGCCAGGCTGGCGAAGGAGGACGGCCTCCGCCCGTCGTCGACTGTCGACTCCGTCTCCGAGTTCATGGACGAGCTGGTGCAGGCGGCCACCGCGCCGGTGCCGGCCCGCCGGCTCGCCTCCGTGGCCGAGCTGCTGGAGATGCTGCAACTGGTCGAGGAGGAGTTCACCGCGCCACCGGCGGTTGCCGAGGAGCAGATCGACGTCCTGGAGGCGAAGCTCGGCGACACGGTGCTCGACTGGCAGATCAGGAAGAAGCTCGGCACCGGTTCGACCTCCCGGGCCTTCCTGGCGGAGAACACCCGGACCGGCGCGCTGGAGGTGCTGAAGGTCGCACTCTCCGACGAGAAGGCGGCCCGGTTGAGCCACGAGGCCCAGGTGCTGCGCGGGCTGCACAAGGACTCCCGGGTGATCAGGCTCGCCCGGGAGGAGCCGATCGAGGTACCGCCGCGCTGGATGATCGTCCTGGAGCACGCCGGGGAGAAGACGCTCGCCCGCAAGCTCCGCGAGGACGGCCGGCTGACCGTCGACGAGTTGGAGACGTACTCCGACTATCTGTTCGGGGCGGTCGACCACCTCCAGGGCGAGGGAGTCTTCCACCGGGACATCAAGCCGGACAACATCGCGATCAGGATCCGGCCGAACCGCACCCGCCAGCTCGTCCTCTTCGACTTCTCGCTGGCCGCGTTGCCGGTCGACGAGATCGAGGCGGGCACCCCCCGCTATCTCGACCCGTTCCTCGGCACCACCACCCGGCCCGTCTACGACGAGCAGGCAGAGCGGTACGCGGTCGCGGTCACCCTGCACGAGATGGCCTCCGGTGAGATCCCGGTCTGGGGTGACGACCTCACCAACCCGCTGCACACCGAGGGGCCGCCGGTGCTGGCGGTCGAGGCGTTCGACCCGGCGATCCGGAGCGCGCTCGTCGGCTTCTTCCACCGGGCGCTGCACCGGGACGCCGGGCAGCGGCACGCGTCGCTGAAGGAGATGCGGGACGCCTGGCAGCAGGTGTTCCGGCAGTCCGACCACACCGCCCCGGTCGGCTCGGAGCACCCGGCCGGCTCGGAGCATCCGGATGTCGAGGTCGAGACGACGGTCGCGGACCGGGACGAGGCGGCGGCCAGGGCGACCCGGGCGACCGTACTCGAAGCTTCCGGGCTGACCCCCCGGGCGGTGTCGGCGGCGCACCGGCTCGACGCGACCACCGTCGGGGACCTGCTCGGCCTGGGCTCGAAGCAGCTCTTCACTCTGCCGGGTCTGGGCGCCAAGACCCGGGGCGAGTTGCAGCAGCGGTTGCGGGAGTGGCGGGGCCGCCTCGGCGAGCAGGAGTCGGGTCCGGCGCCGTCGCGGAACCGTGCGGAGGCGCGCGCCGAGATCGCCGCCGAGACGGTACGCGCGGACGAGCGGTCGGGCGCCGACGGCAGGTCGCCGGCGGACCTCGCCCGGATCGGGCTGGACGCCGTCACCGCCTTCCTGGTGCCGCAGCACCCGAACCAGAAGCAGGTGGAGGCGGTACGCCTGTTGCTCGGTCTGCCGGACGAGGCGGGTGCACTGCCGGACCTGCCACCCTGGCCGCTGCAGTCGCAGGTGGCGAAGCGGGTCGGGGTGACCCCTGGCCGGGTGGCGCAGTACCTGATAGCCGAGCGCAAACGCTGGCACGCCGACCCGGTGCTGGCCAGCGTCCGCGCCGAGCTGATCACCCTGCTCGCCGAGAGCGGTCGGGTGATGGAGGCTACCGAGCTGGCCACCGCGTTGCTGGTACGACGCGGATCGGGGGAAGACTTCGAACCGGTACGCCGGGCGGTGGCCCTTGCCGTGGTCCGGGCGGCCGTCGAGATCGACCCGCTCGCGGACGAGCCGAGATTCGCCGTACGGCGGCACGGTGATCCGTCGCCGGAGAGCCGGAACCGCGACCGGCTGCTGATCGCCCTAGAGGTGGCGGCCGACGAGTCACCCGACACCCCGTCCGCGCCGGCGCTGCTCGACCTGGCCGACGCGCTCGGCAAGGCGGCGGACCGGCTCGCCGAGCTGGAGGTGCTGCCGAGCCCGGCGACGGTGCTGCGCGAGCTGGCCGCCGTCACCGTGGGCGAGCAGGGCTTCCGGCTCGACGACCGGCGGATGGTGCAGTTGGCGGCGGTGGCTTCGGCGCGGGCGGCGGCCTCGCCCCGGCTGGAGATCTATCCGCGTGATCTCGATCCGGTGCGGGCACTGCGGCTGACCCAGGCCGGCCTGGTGCCGCCGTCGACCACCCAGCGGCGTGCCGAACTGCGCGAGAAGGACATCCAGCAGCGGGTCGCCGCACGGTTTCCGGAGATGCCGCCGCTGCCCGGCCATCCCCGGCTGGGGCACCTGCTCGCCGAGGCGGGCTTTCCGCTGATCTACCGGAACGGGGCCTATCACGCCCGGCCGGGGACCGGCTCGTCGACCAGGATGTCGTCGCAGCAGCGGCGGTCGACCGACAGCAGGATGACGATGTGGAACGCGGCCTCACCGGAGTTGGCCGCCGCGTTCCGGGCCGAGCAGCAGCTCAGCCGTACCGGTGAGGAGGGCGGGTTCCGGGCGTTGACGGTGCGCACCGACCGGTATCCGGCCGCTCAGCACGAGCTGGTCCACCGGCTGAACGCGCGTCCGTGCAATGTGGCGGGACGGTTCCTGGCGCAGCTGCGTACCCTGGTCGAAGCCCGGCCGAAGCCGACCTGGAAGACGGTGCTCGCCGCCGACGCGGCCGACCCGAACTCGCGGGACGCGTTGAAGCTCGCCGAGTTCGCCACCCGGACCTGGCAGCAGCTCCGGCCGGAGCTGCTGGCCCTGCCGGACCCGCGGCTGCCGCTGCTGCTCTTCGACGCCGCGCCGCTGGCCCGGTACGGCGCGATGGAGCTGCTGGAGGAGTTGGCGGACCTGGCCCGGGGTGGGGCGGGGGCGGTGTGGCTGCTCTGCCCGATGGAGGATCCGGGGCAGCTTCCCCGGCTCGACGCCACGGTGGTGCCGGTGGCCCAGGACGAGTGGGTGACGCTGCCGGACGCCTGGGTGGCGAACGAACACCGGAACGGCCGCCCGCCGCGGTGA
- a CDS encoding DUF3696 domain-containing protein → MSLVRMALGNYRCFAQRQDIELRPITLVLGRNNSGKSALVRAPVLLDSGIHTDAPTPLDLDALGEGLVGLFVDLIHGRRPHGSINLDLTVDSPLSPTRLRATVQNVNRDRYDTQVVSELELSQSGVRLAHLEWELNDPSEPSRYAVELGDQVWSDLPVPFHGLLPAEPPLLRREDPSLPNEMVNELLAAVRFRNYFPSVRYFGPFREQPQRRYLLPARMPKELGSTGLHAAGILASDTAGRQGELIRQVNTGLAELLPGWTLDLVSRGEVWSVVLRSAAGTDFAVNLADAGTGVAQALPIFVQRALDVVSPPDRPVLEIIEQPELHLHPAAHADLADLYLAAVDATPVRFLIETHSETFLLRLRRRIAEGKVDPDTVAVYFVEPSDGAAQARRITIDAEGNLDYWPTGIFSEDYTETRALARAQWAKRDASAG, encoded by the coding sequence ATGTCTCTGGTCCGGATGGCCCTCGGCAACTATCGATGCTTTGCCCAACGGCAGGACATCGAGCTGCGGCCCATCACACTGGTCCTCGGCCGCAACAACTCCGGCAAGAGCGCCCTGGTACGCGCCCCGGTGCTGCTCGACTCCGGCATCCACACCGACGCGCCGACCCCACTCGACCTCGACGCCCTCGGCGAAGGGCTGGTCGGCCTCTTCGTCGACCTGATCCACGGCCGCCGCCCGCACGGCAGCATCAACCTCGACCTGACCGTCGACAGCCCGCTCTCGCCGACCCGACTCAGGGCCACGGTGCAGAACGTCAACCGCGACCGCTACGACACCCAGGTGGTCTCCGAACTGGAGCTGTCCCAGTCCGGGGTGCGCTTGGCCCACCTCGAGTGGGAGCTGAACGACCCTTCCGAGCCATCCCGTTATGCCGTCGAGTTGGGCGACCAGGTGTGGAGCGACCTGCCGGTCCCCTTCCACGGGCTACTGCCCGCCGAGCCACCCCTGCTGCGGCGGGAAGATCCGTCGCTTCCGAACGAGATGGTCAACGAGTTGCTGGCCGCAGTCAGGTTCCGGAACTACTTTCCCTCCGTCCGCTATTTCGGGCCGTTCCGGGAGCAGCCGCAGCGACGCTACCTGCTCCCCGCCCGGATGCCGAAGGAGCTTGGCAGCACCGGACTGCACGCCGCCGGCATCCTCGCCAGCGACACCGCCGGCCGGCAGGGCGAGCTGATCCGGCAGGTGAATACCGGGCTCGCCGAACTCCTGCCCGGCTGGACCCTGGACCTGGTCAGCCGGGGCGAGGTCTGGTCCGTCGTACTCCGCTCCGCGGCCGGCACCGACTTCGCGGTAAACCTGGCCGACGCGGGCACCGGGGTCGCCCAGGCCCTGCCGATCTTCGTCCAGCGGGCACTCGACGTGGTCAGTCCACCGGATCGACCCGTACTCGAAATCATCGAGCAGCCGGAGCTGCACCTGCACCCGGCCGCGCACGCCGACCTCGCCGACCTCTATCTCGCGGCTGTCGACGCCACCCCGGTCCGGTTCCTGATCGAGACGCACAGCGAGACGTTCCTGCTCCGGCTCCGGCGACGCATCGCCGAAGGAAAGGTGGACCCCGACACCGTGGCCGTCTATTTCGTGGAACCGTCCGACGGTGCCGCCCAGGCCCGGCGGATCACGATCGACGCCGAGGGCAACCTCGACTACTGGCCGACCGGCATCTTCTCCGAGGACTACACGGAGACCCGGGCGCTGGCCCGGGCCCAGTGGGCGAAGCGGGACGCCAGTGCGGGTTGA